The Deinococcus ruber genomic interval AACTGGTATCTGCATGCTCTGAACTCCATGACGTAAAAAATAGTTTATACAGCTCCAAATAATCAGGAAGGGAAGTATGATAAAAGGATGGCCGCGTAAAATTCCTCCTGTTGGAGATTTATAAACCAGGAATCCTACAAGATAGCAAGCATGCATGAGTAGAAAAGAAAAGAGTCCATAGAGAAACGCATTGTCGTCATTACGCATAAACCATATATCGCCGCACATGGAGCATATTAAACCAAACAAGATCCACCACTCGAAGGCGAAGAGACGGGGTTTTGTCTGTTGCCAGAAGTAAACAGAGAGAAATGACATAAGGATGGGTTTTGTAGCAGACTCAATAAAATGGTTTTGTGTGTATGACGCCCATAGATTAAGAAGAACGGCGATAAGATAAGAAACGAAAATGAGAAGGCGCATTGTGTTCTCCCGTCTATCTAATTTAAGTGTTCGCCATTCGAAAATACGCTCGGCGGCTTGCCCAGCCGAGTGAGTTGGCGGGCCTCAGGCGACAGGACCTAGACGACAGGTTCTGAGATTGACCTCTAGCTCCCAGCACCCAGTAGCTTTGGCGAAACTGTAAATCGCTCATCAAAAAAAGGCTGCACTCTGTATTTTTCGGTTCGTTTAAAACGGTACTCGGTCCACGTTTGCCAGGATACCTAAAGAAGCACAGAACGTCGCTCACTCCAACAGGCGGTTTCTCCGTTGCCCGTTTTTTGCTAATTCAGCCTGCTGTACATACAGAAGTATCAACCAAAAATGAATTCCTAACGAGTTGAAGATATTTCAACGGAGAAGAACGGTTTTACGACTTATCAACTATAGGATAACCTATTTCATCCGCGTCGCCTTCTATGTCACTCAGACCTAAATCGGGATTGAGTATATCGATCGTGTTTTTGGCAAGAGGCAAAAATCTGAATATATGTGTTACCGATTTAAGATCAAAATCAAGATCGTAATATTCTTCAGCCCATGTATTATATAGATCGGCTGACGGGCTTATTAAAAGCCGAGAAAGTGAAGTGTTCAACAGATCTGGAAAAGCGTAAAAACCCGTAGATTCAGGAGCAATCCAGTTCCACTGTCTTTTATCCAGTTCGTACCATCCAAAGAAGGACAGCGCGTCAGGTGAAAAGGCGGGTTCATCAAGGACACTGGCGTATCTTTCTGGCACGACTTTTCTTACCTATTCATCAGGTAGTGCATAATTCCCGAATTCCTGCATATAGCCTTTGAAAGCGCAGCCATTTTCAAGGAAGAGAAAGAACAGTTCGTCGCCAGATCCATCGCGAATTGTCCCCATTCTTTCCTGATTACTGCAGTGCGTGTTAAAAGAGTGATAACGATACTGCCATTCAGGAGAAAGAAGGGCGTCAAGCATTGCCAGGCATTGAAAGGTACGCTCAAGAGTTTCTGGAGTGGGCAGTTCTGGGACAGTAACCTCAATAGTCATCTTCTGTCCTTACCCCGCCACCTGTTCTTTAATAATTCCGCCGCGCAGGAATTCCTGAAGCAGTGGCTCCAGATCGTGCAGGGCCACGTCGCTCCGCATGGCGTATTCGGCAGGCGTCAGGTGGTCGGAAAGGGCGCGGAGGAACGTCAGGCCAAGTGCGCCGTGCTGCGTGCGAAAGCTCTGATGAACGCTGGTGATGGCGTTCAGGGCGTCTTTGCCGCGTAGGGTCAGGTTGTACTGCCCGTGTGCCCAGCCTGCCAGACTGCGCGGCAGAATCAGGGTCTGTGGGCGCAACGGGGCCGGAAACGCGCCCTCGTAGGGGAGGGTGGCGGGCATGGTCGCCACGATCTCGCCACGTGCATAAAAAATGGCTCCGGTGGGGCGGGCGTGCAGGCCGGTAAAGTCTTCGGTCAGGTTGAATTTCCAGGCCCGGCTGCCCACACCCGACAGGATGTGTGCCAGCGTGGCGGGCAGGGCGTAAGCGCTCAGGGGTGCGCCCTGTTCGTACAGGTGCAGCAGTTCGCCCAGTGCCTGTTCTCCGGTGCTGCTCACGCTGGCGGCAGCGACGGTGCGGCCCTCGTAGACCAGTACGAACGCCGCCTGATCGCCCAGAGCCGCGTGCAGATAGCCGAACCAGCCCAGATTGTGCAGATGGCGCAGGAAGTCGTGCAGGTTGCAGAAACCCGCGCTCAGGCCCATGAAACTGATGGACATCTGCGGCAGAAACCTTGCCAGAAACGGGCTGCTGCTGGGAAACATGGCCGTGAGTTCAGGCACCACCAGCAGTGGATCGAGGCTGTCTTCCCCAGCATCGGGTTCGGGTACAGGGTCGGATGGGGCAGGCAGAATCGGCGTGATCAGGATGTCGGCGGGGGGGTCAGTGGGCTGAATGTTGGCGGTCGGTTCGGCGGGCTGGACCGGCTGTTTTTTCTTTCTGGGCATCTGTGACCCCTCACTCACCGCGCTGCTCCGGTGTGGGCGGCGTCGGCAGCTTCGGTGGTCAGGACGCGCAGACCCTCGCGGAACCGCACGGCGTTCTGGACGTAGTGCGCGGCGTTGTCGCCCTGTGCCGCTGGCCCCACCACCCGTGCGGGAATACCAATCGCCAGCATGCCGTCTGGCACCTCACGTCCTTCGGGCAGCAGCGCCCCCGCACCCAGCACCGCACCTCGCCCCAGCCGCGACCCGTTCAGCAGAATCGCCCCCATACCTACCAGACTGCCTTCCTCGCAGGTTGCCCCGTGGACGACGGCGCGGTGGCCCACCGTGACCCCCGCCTTCAGGGTGCAGGGAAAGCCGGGATCGGCATGCAGCACTGCGCCGTCCTGGACATTGCTGCCCTCACCCACCGTCAGCGGCTCGGTATCGCCGCGCAGCACGGCCCCAAACCACACGCTCGCGTGGGCCGCCACCTGCACCTGTCCGATGATGTCGGCGCTGGGAGCCACGAAAGCAGAAGGATCGATCAGGGGGGCGTGGTCGTTCAGGGCATACAGCGGCATGCGTCCTCCGGAGCAGGGCGGGTGAACGGCGTCTGTCGATCAGGGGCTGTGAATCTGGGCAGGGCAGGCTCTCTTTGATCGGGGTGAAGTGCAGAGAGGGCGTCAGGAACGGATCGTCAGGGCGTCTTGTAACAGGCGGCGATCTTCAGGGTAGCGTAACATCTGGGCGGCGATATCCGGCGCGAAATACCCACCCTCACTGAAGGTGTCTTCCAGATTGAGCGTGCCCTCGCGGCTGTGCATCACGAACCAGTGAATCTCGCGGGCCTCGCCCCGGTCGTTGGTGTAACGCGTAGGAGACAGCGCCGCCACCACCTCGGCCTGAACGCCGCCCTCCTCCTGCACCTCACGGCGGGCCGTGTCTTCCAGCGTTTCGCCCGCCTCGACGTGTCCCTTCGGAAAGGCCCACGCGCCGCTGCGGTAGCGCACCAGCAGCACGTCGCCGCCCGGCCCGAACACCACGCCGCCCGCCCCCAGGATGACCGTTTGTGTGCTGCTCGCCGTATCTGGCTGTGACATGCCCGGCAGTATAGGGCGCTGCTGGGCGCACAACCGCAGCCACGCGCCCTCACTTAAGGCCCTACCATGAGCGTATGGACGATGTGCCGACCCGTTCTCAGTCGCCTCTTCCCTCTGCTGCCGGGCCGCTCACGCTCAGCAAAGAGCCGCTGCTGCCTGCCGCGCCCGCCCCGCTGCCCCCGACCATCGTTACCCTGCCGCTGGCGTTCACCGGGCAGCCGGGTGAATTCTTCCGCATCTGGATCGTCAATGTGCTGCTGAGTGTCGTCACGCTCGGCATCTATTCGCCTTGGGCGCGGGTTCGTACCCGGCAGTATTTTTATGGGCATACCTGGCTCGACGGCCACGCTTTCGAGTACACCGCCCAGCCGATAGCGCTGCTGCGCGGGTTTCTGCTGGTGGGGGGGCTGTTCGTGGTGTACTCGCTCAGCCAGCGCTTCGAGGAATACCAGTGGATCAGTTACGTGCTGGCGGGAATATTTTTCGTAACGTACCCGTGGTTGGTCTACCGCTCATTGAAGTTCAATGCCGCGAATACCGTCTACCGGGGTCTGTCGTTCCGCTTTCACGGCGGGGTACGCGCTGCCTACGTCGCCTATTTCCTGCTGCTGCTGACGGTGCCCTTCACGCTGGGCCTGACGTATCCGCTGGCAGTGTGGTTCCAGCGCCGCTACCTGCTGGAAAATGCGGCCTACGGCACCGCCCGCACGCGCTGGGGCAAAGATGTGGGGCCGGTGTACCTCACCTTCCTGATTGCGCTGGGTATCGGGATCGTCGTCGTCTGCACCCTCGGATTCCTGATCTTCGGCGGAATTGCGCTGCTCGGCGTGAGCGGTGGCCTGAGCGGGGTCTTTCAGCGTGCCGACAGCGACGGGGCGGCCAATCTTCAGACGTATGTGCTGCTGGGGCTGGCTGCCGCCGGATACGTCCTGATGATTCTGGTGTATACCGCGCTGTGGCAGTACATCCGGGCGGCACTGCTGAAATACAGTCTGCAAGACCTGTACGTGGGCGACACGCTGCGCCTTCAGGCCACCTTCAACCCGGTGCAGCTGGCGTGGATCGGCGTGTCGAACCTGCTGGCACAGATCGTGACGTTGGGCCTGCTGACCCCCTGGGCCGAGGTGCGGCGCACGCGCTACCTGCTGGGCGGCGTGCAGGTGCAGACCATCGCGGGCCTGGGCGACTTCCAGGCCGACGCGAACGCCAGCGAGTCGGCGCTGGGCGAGGCGGCTCACGAATTCTTCAATTTTGATCTGGGCTTCTGATGGAGGCGTCCGGTTTTCTGGTCTTCAGCGCCAGCTACTTCGACGGCCTGACCTCGCGTGACCGCCGCGCCGAGGTGAGCGTGCAGGGCACGGATCTGGTGATTTCCTCGGAGACGCTGGAGGCCCGCTATCCGCTGAGCGCGGTGGGCATCGAACCGCCGCTGGGCCGTCAGCGCCGGGTACTGAAGTTGCCGGGCGGCGCACGCCTGGAAACCGACGCGCTGGAAGCGGTGGCAGCCCTGGAACAGCGGCTGGGGCGCAATGTGGGCCTGACCCGCGTGCAGCGCCTGGAAGCCCGCTGGCCGATTGCGCTGGCGTCGCTGGTAGGGCTACTGATCTGCGGGGCACTGTTCGTGCTGTATGGTCTGCCCGCAGTGGCGCGGCTGGCGGCGGCCATCACCCCGCCGGGCATCATGACGACGCTCGACGCCGAGACGGTGCGGGCCATCGACGGGCGGTACCTGAAACCGACCACGCTGAGCGCGGAAACGCAGGCCAGAATTTCCGCCGAATTTCGCCAGATGGCCCTGAAACGCGGCGGGCCGTACCGCTTCCGGCTGCTGTTCCGGGACGGCGGCGAACTGGTGGGGGCCAACGCGTTCGCGCTTCCCGGTGGCAGCGTCTTCCTGACCGATGAACTGGTGCGGCTGGCCCACGACGACCGCGAGATTCTGGGTGTGCTGGCCCACGAGATCGGACACGTCGAGCACCGCCACGCCATGCAGCAGATCTATCAGGGGCTGGGCCTGACACTGGCGTTTTCGGTGGTCGCCGGAGACGTGACGAGCGCGGCGTCGGTGGCAGCTGCCATTCCCGCGCTGCTGCTGAACAGCGGCTACTCACGCGGGGCCGAGACGCAGGCCGACGACGATGCGGGGCGCTGGCTGATGCAGACCTACGGCACCACCGCGCCCCTCCAGGCCATTCTGAAGCGCCTGATCGAGCAGGACGGCCCCGAGACGCACAACCGCGTGCTGGATATGCTGGCGAGCCACCCCGGTGAGGCGCAGCGGCTGACGCACCTGCGGGCCATCGAGGCGGCGGGGAAGAGTTCAAAGTAAGTACTGTTCTGGGATGGTTCGTGGCCCGTCCTATGTCTTACACCAGCGGAAAGCTCAGCATGAATTCTGCGCCGCCCTGTGGATGGTTGCGGGCCTCGATGCTGCCGCCCTGCGCTTCCACCAGCGCCCGCGCAATCGCCAGCCCCAGACCGCTGCTCTGGCCGTGCTGCGGGTGGCGGGTGCGGCTGGCGTCGGCCCGGTAGAAGCGCTCGAAGGCCCGCGACAGGTCGCCCGGCTGAAATCCGGGGCCGTGATCGCGCACCCGCAGCACTGCTCGCCCGTTCTCCTGGAGGGCGCTCAGTTCCAGGTGGCTGCGGGCAGGGGGTGTGGGAGCGGCGTAGCGCAGCGCGTTGTCGATCAGATTGTTGAAGATCTGGGTCAGGCGGTCTGCGTCGGCCTGAATGAACAGCGGGCGCGGGGCGTCGAGGCCCAGTTCGGTGCCAGCGGCGGCGGCGCGGCCCGCGTGCGACGCGGCAACGGCCCGCAGCGTACCCGCCACGTCCAGCCGCACCGGATGCAGGCTGAGCGCCCCGCTTTCTGCCAGAGACAGCGTTCGCAGGTCGCTGACCAGCCGCGCCAGCAGCAGCACCTCGCCGTGCAGCCGCGCCAGTCCGGCCTCATCGGCGGTACTCAGGCCGTCCTGCATCGCCTCGATCTCGCTTCTCAGCACGCTCAGCGGTGTTCGCAGGTCGTGGGCGATATCGGCCATCAGACCGCGCCGCCACGCTTCCTGCCGTGCCAGCCGGATGGTCAGGGCGTTGAAGGTGAGCGTGAGGGTCTGCAATTCGTCGGCGCGGGGCGGCACCTGCACCTGCACGCCGCGTTCCCCCGCTTCCAGCCGCTGCGCTCCTTCGGTCAGGCGCACCAGCGGGCGGGTGATCTGCCGGGTCACGATGCCTGCCACGATGGCCGCCAGCAGCGCACTTAACAGGGCGGCATTGGTCGCACTCCGGATGATCTCGCCGCCCAGCGCCGTGCCAGCCGCCCGGAACGTCGGATCGGCAAACCGCGCCCGCCAGGTGGCAGCGGGCGAACCAGACGGCGCTGGGGTGCCAGAACTGCTCGCCTGTCCCGTCTGGCTCGTACCGGTCTGTCCCGATCCGAGCTGCACCGACCCGATACTGATCTCGGCCTTCGACAGTGCCCGGAAGATCGATCCCACCGTCAGAACGGAGCTGAGCGCCACTGCCAGCACCGCCACCAGTGCAAACATGCGGGTCAGGCGGGCACGCAGGCCAGTTCGCCGTCTGCGCCGTTTCTCCAGTTTTTCGCGGCGCTTCTGCAAAAAGCGCTCAGGGTGATGCAACTCGCTGAAGCCGTGGCCCCAGCGCCCGTCCCTTCTGTTCATGCCCGCAGGCGGTAGCCCACGCCGCGCACCGTTTCGAGCTGCTGCCCACAGTCGCCCAACTTGCGGCGCAGGTTTTTCACGTGGGCGTCTACCGCCCGCTCGTCGGTGCCGCGCTCCAGGCCGCCCAGCGCCGCCAGCAGTTCGGTGCGGCTGCGAACATGGCCTTCCTCGCGGGCCAGGGCGGCCAGCAGGCGCAGTTCGGCGGCGGTCAGGTCGAGCAGCTCTCCCTTGCAGCGGGCCTCGAAGGCCGCCAGATCGAGGCTCAGATCGCCCACCGTCAGCACGCCCTGTACCGTGGCGCTGCCCTGAGCGCGGCGCAACACCGCCCGCACCCGCGCCACCACCTCACGCGGGCTGTACGGCTTGACCACGTAGTCGTCGGCCCCGATGCCCAGGCCCACCAGTCGGTCGACCTCTTCATCTCGGGCAGTCAGCATGATGATCGGTAACTCCGACTCGGCCCGCACCCGCCGCGCCACCTCCAGACCGTCCATGCCCGGCAGCATCAGGTCGAGCAGAATCAGCGCCGGACGCGCCGCTCGCCACAGTTCCAGCGCACGGGTTCCGCTGGCGGCGCGTTCGGTGTGATAGCCCTCGCGCCGCAGGTACTGTTCCAGAATATCGGCCAGGCGGGCTTCGTCTTCGACGATCAGGATGGTGACGGACATGATGGCTGAAGTCTAAGCGTCAGAAAGGGGGAGGGAGCAGCACCGGGCCGCTCTGAGCCAGTTCCGTCCGCTCAGGCTTCGTTCTCCCGGCTCAGGTTGCGCTGCAATTCGGCGTACTGGTCGGCGTCGATCTCGCCGCGTGCATAGCGTTCGCGGGCAATATCGAGCGCCTTGTCGCCCAGCAGCTTGTCTGCGAATCCGCCGCCGAAGAAGCGCTCGCGGCCCTGCTGCCAGT includes:
- a CDS encoding lysoplasmalogenase, with product MRLLIFVSYLIAVLLNLWASYTQNHFIESATKPILMSFLSVYFWQQTKPRLFAFEWWILFGLICSMCGDIWFMRNDDNAFLYGLFSFLLMHACYLVGFLVYKSPTGGILRGHPFIILPFLIIWSCINYFLRHGVQSMQIPVGIYSAFITAMVVGAINLRSKIGTVGSFLLGGALLFAVSDIFIALHKFNPDINIWHPSFIIMFAYIAGQWIISLSSIQISQDLSKIPKSVSAVWLNQ
- a CDS encoding gamma carbonic anhydrase family protein yields the protein MPLYALNDHAPLIDPSAFVAPSADIIGQVQVAAHASVWFGAVLRGDTEPLTVGEGSNVQDGAVLHADPGFPCTLKAGVTVGHRAVVHGATCEEGSLVGMGAILLNGSRLGRGAVLGAGALLPEGREVPDGMLAIGIPARVVGPAAQGDNAAHYVQNAVRFREGLRVLTTEAADAAHTGAAR
- a CDS encoding NUDIX hydrolase, which encodes MSQPDTASSTQTVILGAGGVVFGPGGDVLLVRYRSGAWAFPKGHVEAGETLEDTARREVQEEGGVQAEVVAALSPTRYTNDRGEAREIHWFVMHSREGTLNLEDTFSEGGYFAPDIAAQMLRYPEDRRLLQDALTIRS
- a CDS encoding YjgN family protein, with product MDDVPTRSQSPLPSAAGPLTLSKEPLLPAAPAPLPPTIVTLPLAFTGQPGEFFRIWIVNVLLSVVTLGIYSPWARVRTRQYFYGHTWLDGHAFEYTAQPIALLRGFLLVGGLFVVYSLSQRFEEYQWISYVLAGIFFVTYPWLVYRSLKFNAANTVYRGLSFRFHGGVRAAYVAYFLLLLTVPFTLGLTYPLAVWFQRRYLLENAAYGTARTRWGKDVGPVYLTFLIALGIGIVVVCTLGFLIFGGIALLGVSGGLSGVFQRADSDGAANLQTYVLLGLAAAGYVLMILVYTALWQYIRAALLKYSLQDLYVGDTLRLQATFNPVQLAWIGVSNLLAQIVTLGLLTPWAEVRRTRYLLGGVQVQTIAGLGDFQADANASESALGEAAHEFFNFDLGF
- a CDS encoding M48 family metallopeptidase yields the protein MEASGFLVFSASYFDGLTSRDRRAEVSVQGTDLVISSETLEARYPLSAVGIEPPLGRQRRVLKLPGGARLETDALEAVAALEQRLGRNVGLTRVQRLEARWPIALASLVGLLICGALFVLYGLPAVARLAAAITPPGIMTTLDAETVRAIDGRYLKPTTLSAETQARISAEFRQMALKRGGPYRFRLLFRDGGELVGANAFALPGGSVFLTDELVRLAHDDREILGVLAHEIGHVEHRHAMQQIYQGLGLTLAFSVVAGDVTSAASVAAAIPALLLNSGYSRGAETQADDDAGRWLMQTYGTTAPLQAILKRLIEQDGPETHNRVLDMLASHPGEAQRLTHLRAIEAAGKSSK
- a CDS encoding HAMP domain-containing sensor histidine kinase, whose translation is MNRRDGRWGHGFSELHHPERFLQKRREKLEKRRRRRTGLRARLTRMFALVAVLAVALSSVLTVGSIFRALSKAEISIGSVQLGSGQTGTSQTGQASSSGTPAPSGSPAATWRARFADPTFRAAGTALGGEIIRSATNAALLSALLAAIVAGIVTRQITRPLVRLTEGAQRLEAGERGVQVQVPPRADELQTLTLTFNALTIRLARQEAWRRGLMADIAHDLRTPLSVLRSEIEAMQDGLSTADEAGLARLHGEVLLLARLVSDLRTLSLAESGALSLHPVRLDVAGTLRAVAASHAGRAAAAGTELGLDAPRPLFIQADADRLTQIFNNLIDNALRYAAPTPPARSHLELSALQENGRAVLRVRDHGPGFQPGDLSRAFERFYRADASRTRHPQHGQSSGLGLAIARALVEAQGGSIEARNHPQGGAEFMLSFPLV
- a CDS encoding response regulator transcription factor; this encodes MSVTILIVEDEARLADILEQYLRREGYHTERAASGTRALELWRAARPALILLDLMLPGMDGLEVARRVRAESELPIIMLTARDEEVDRLVGLGIGADDYVVKPYSPREVVARVRAVLRRAQGSATVQGVLTVGDLSLDLAAFEARCKGELLDLTAAELRLLAALAREEGHVRSRTELLAALGGLERGTDERAVDAHVKNLRRKLGDCGQQLETVRGVGYRLRA